One Diabrotica virgifera virgifera chromosome 3, PGI_DIABVI_V3a genomic window carries:
- the LOC114330531 gene encoding FUN14 domain-containing protein 1A-like: MTVSSSTDTEKEDKKCPKSQLKKILHVLRSNAKSKQVLVGASAGFITGIVTTKIGKSAALALGGGMMLLQVLNEMEYININWDRVNDTVNNSVEENMANGAALYLKKVKEFVKNKNVCIMYGFVGGFLIGIAI, from the coding sequence ATGACCGTTTCTAGTTCTACCGACACCgaaaaagaagataaaaaatGCCCAAAGTCCCAACTGAAAAAGATTTTGCATGTACTACGCAGTAATGCTAAGTCCAAACAAGTTTTAGTAGGAGCTTCTGCAGGCTTTATTACGGGAATAGTTACAACTAAAATAGGAAAATCAGCAGCTCTTGCTCTTGGAGGAGGTATGATGTTACTTCAGGTTTTAAATGAAATGGAGTATATTAATATAAATTGGGATCGAGTCAATGATACAGTTAACAATTCAGTTGAAGAAAATATGGCTAACGGTGCAGCTTTATATTTGAAGAAGGTCAAAGAATTCGTAAAGAATAAAAATGTTTGTATAATGTATGGATTCGTGGGAGGATTTTTGATTGGAATAGCGATTTAA
- the LOC114330515 gene encoding FUN14 domain-containing protein 2-like: MSKHVLIGASAGFITGIVTTKVGKSAALALGGGMLLLQVLNEMEVITINWDRVNHTISNTHEENIVNGAVLYLKKIKEFVQNKNVCLTYGFLAGFLIGIAT; this comes from the coding sequence ATGTCCAAGCATGTTTTAATAGGAGCATCTGCAGGGTTTATCACGGGAATAGTTACAACTAAAGTAGGAAAATCAGCAGCGCTTGCTCTTGGAGGAGGGATGCTGTTACTTCAGGTTTTAAATGAAATGGAGGTCATTACTATAAATTGGGATCGAGTCAATCATACAATCAGTAATACACATGAAGAAAACATAGTTAATGGTGCAGTTTTATATTTGAAAAAGATTAAAGAATTTGTACAGAATAAAAATGTATGTTTAACTTATGGATTTTTAGCAGGATTTTTGATTGGAATAGCAACATAA